A stretch of the Sulfurospirillum sp. UCH001 genome encodes the following:
- a CDS encoding TVP38/TMEM64 family protein codes for MFIFYQNGVLSYAQVEAIKTFVLGFGIYAPLIFILLFTLAPLIFFPDGILALAGGLIFGFAWGSLYIVLGALCGGTLSFFLARLYGKAMREKLAHEKLMNFQKSVKKHGFMMILLLRLVPLVPFNIISYSAGFSTIRYVDFFFATLLGMLPGVLVYANIGAQSLAFGSHEFYISISLLVALVVVSMILKHRVKKRLEAYEK; via the coding sequence ATGTTTATTTTTTATCAAAATGGCGTACTCTCTTACGCACAAGTTGAAGCGATTAAAACCTTTGTGCTTGGCTTTGGCATCTATGCACCGCTTATTTTCATTCTGCTTTTTACATTAGCACCCCTTATCTTTTTTCCTGATGGCATTTTAGCCCTTGCAGGTGGGCTGATCTTCGGTTTTGCATGGGGGAGCCTTTACATCGTTTTGGGAGCTCTTTGTGGAGGGACACTCTCATTTTTTCTTGCACGACTTTATGGCAAAGCTATGCGTGAAAAATTAGCGCATGAGAAGCTGATGAACTTCCAAAAAAGCGTTAAAAAGCATGGGTTTATGATGATCTTACTGTTGCGTTTAGTGCCGCTTGTTCCCTTTAATATCATCAGTTATAGCGCTGGGTTTTCCACGATTCGCTACGTGGATTTTTTCTTCGCAACACTTTTGGGAATGTTGCCAGGTGTTTTGGTGTATGCGAACATTGGGGCTCAATCGTTGGCATTTGGAAGTCATGAGTTTTACATCTCCATTAGTTTATTGGTCGCATTAGTTGTTGTTTCAATGATTTTAAAACATCGTGTTAAAAAGAGGTTAGAGGCATATGAAAAATAA